The following are from one region of the Vitis riparia cultivar Riparia Gloire de Montpellier isolate 1030 chromosome 14, EGFV_Vit.rip_1.0, whole genome shotgun sequence genome:
- the LOC117929707 gene encoding protein NRT1/ PTR FAMILY 2.11-like, with amino-acid sequence MEKEKKAILSDESPEVINYRGVKAMPFIIGNETFEKLGTIGTSSNLMVYLTSVFNIKSVTAATLINIFNGTTNMAPLLGAFLSDSYFGRFKTLALASICSLSGMTVIMLTAAISKLHPPHCGTKETELCRGPTTSQLAFLLTGFGLLIIGAGGIRPCNLAFGADQFNPATESGKRGINSFFNWYYFTFTFAVMISGTFIVYVQSNVSWALGLGIPSCLMFVSCVLFFAGSRIYVKVKPRESPLTGVAQVLVAASKKRYLKLPDHPELSLFSHVPTNYMNSKLPHTDQFRFLDKSAIITMEDQINTDGSASNPWRLCSMQQVEEVKCLMRVIPIWASSIIYHVAIVQQHTYAVLQALQSDRHLGSFEVPAASYSIFSMLSLTIWIPIYDRIVIPFLHKLTGKEDGITLLQRMGTGIVLSVATMLVSAVIEEQRRTFARTRPTIGTAPKGGVISSMSASWLIPQLILAGLSEAFNSIGQIEFYYKQFPENMRSIAGSFFFCGIAGSNYLSGFLVSVVHQITLNGARGGDWLPEDLNEGKLDCFYYMIAGLGAVNFAYFLVCSKWYRYKGGDRVEVAMETKGSRKHVV; translated from the exons atggagaaggagaagaaagcTATTCTATCTGACGAGTCTCCTGAAGTCATCAACTATAGAGGAGTTAAAGCCATGCCCTTCATCATTG GAAATGAGACCTTTGAGAAGCTTGGGACTATTGGGACTTCATCCAACCTCATGGTGTATCTCACATCTGTCTTTAACATAAAGAGTGTGACTGCTGCAACTCTCATCAACATCTTCAATGGCACCACCAACATGGCACCCTTGCTTGGAGCCTTCTTGTCTGACTCTTACTTTGGACGTTTCAAGACTTTGGCTTTGGCTTCCATTTGCTCCCTTTCG GGGATGACTGTAATAATGCTAACAGCAGCCATCTCCAAACTGCACCCTCCtcattgtggaacaaaagagactgagCTCTGCAGAGGACCAACCACTTCACAGTTGGCCTTCTTGCTAACTGGTTTTGGCCTCCTAATAATCGGAGCAGGCGGCATTAGGCCATGTAACCTTGCCTTTGGAGCAGATCAGTTCAATCCAGCAACTGAATCTGGCAAGAGGGGTATCAACAGCTTCTTTAATTGGTACTATTTTACCTTCACATTTGCTGTGATGATATCGGGAACATTCATTGTCTATGTGCAATCTAACGTGAGCTGGGCTCTAGGGTTGGGCATTCCTTCATGCCTCATGTTCGTTTCTTGTGTACTTTTCTTTGCGGGTTCTAGAATTTACGTCAAAGTAAAACCCCGGGAGAGTCCCTTAACTGGTGTGGCACAAGTACTGGTGGCTGCTTCCAAGAAGCGATACTTAAAGCTACCTGATCACCCAGAACTTAGCCTTTTCAGCCATGTTCCCACAAATTATATGAACTCCAAGCTTCCTCACACAGATCAATTCAG GTTCCTCGACAAGTCTGCAATAATAACCATGGAAGACCAAATCAACACTGATGGATCTGCTTCCAACCCTTGGAGACTTTGCAGTATGCAACAAGTTGAAGAAGTAAAATGCTTAATGAGAGTGATCCCCATATGGGCATCATCCATTATCTACCATGTTGCAATAGTCCAACAGCACACCTATGCAGTCCTCCAAGCTCTTCAATCAGATAGGCATCTTGGCAGTTTTGAGGTGCCTGCAGCCTCTTACAGCATCTTCTCCATGCTAAGCCTTACCATCTGGATCCCCATCTACGACCGGATCGTGATCCCATTTCTTCATAAGCTCACTGGCAAAGAAGATGGAATAACACTTCTCCAAAGAATGGGCACTGGAATTGTCCTCTCAGTCGCCACCATGCTTGTTTCTGCAGTAATCGAAGAGCAGCGAAGAACTTTTGCACGTACAAGGCCAACCATAGGCACTGCACCAAAGGGGGGCGTTATATCATCCATGTCCGCCTCCTGGTTGATCCCCCAGCTCATACTCGCCGGACTGTCCGAGGCCTTTAACTCAATAGGCCAGATTGAATTCTACTACAAGCAGTTCCCAGAAAATATGAGAAGCATTGCAGGGTCTTTCTTCTTCTGTGGCATAGCTGGTTCTAATTACCTAAGTGGCTTTCTAGTTTCAGTTGTTCATCAGATCACCCTAAACGGAGCTCGAGGCGGTGACTGGCTGCCTGAGGATCTCAATGAAGGGAAGTTGGATTGCTTCTATTACATGATTGCAGGTCTGGGTGCTGTGAATTTTGCGTATTTTCTGGTGTGTTCAAAGTGGTATAGGTACAAAGGTGGTGACAGGGTTGAGGTTGCCATGGAAACAAAGGGGTCCAGGAAGCATGTGGTTTGA
- the LOC117929971 gene encoding uncharacterized protein LOC117929971 has translation MADHLALYSNRLITPPTLDLMHKEEEKRLDGEGSSQQTAELNSNWAIDGYSFSDEEDGFSIKAECRICQEDDLVQNMEAPCACNGSLKYAHRKCIQRWCNEKKSIVCEICQQMYQPSYTCPPLPTPPTRLRNHAAINVSDEESDDHLIDQRGDTGINVLEPDCAATTARMTSLCQTVLLIVSPYIIIYIKFYYENAFWDNLFMFLCWNNI, from the exons ATGGCTGATCACTTGGCACTCTACTCTAATCGCCTCATCACACCCCCTACTTTGGATCTGATGCACAAAGAAGAGGAGAAAAGACTAGACGGAGAAGGCTCCTCCCAACAGACAGCTGAGCTCAACTCTAACTGGGCAATAGACGGATACAGCTTCTCTGACGAAGAAGATGGGTTCAGCATAAAAGCTGAATGTCGCATTTGTCAGGAAGACGATCTCGTCCAAAACATGGAGGCCCCTTGTGCTTGTAATGGAAGCTTAAAG TATGCCCACAGAAAATGCATCCAGAGGTGGTGCAATGAAAAGAAAAGCATCGTCTGTGAAATATGCCAACAG ATGTATCAACCTTCTTACACCTGCCCGCCACTCCCAACTCCACCTACTCGTCTCCGAAATCATGCAGCCATTAATGTCAG TGATGAAGAAAGCGATGATCATTTAATTGATCAGAGAGGTGACACAGGCATTAATGTACTGGAGCCGGATTGTGCTGCTACAACTGCCCGCATGACTTCTCTATGCCAGACGGTACTCCTGATTGTAAGTCCTTATATAATCATATACATTAAATTTTACTATGAAAATGCATTTTGGGACAACTTGTTCATGTTTCTATGTTGGAATAATATCTAG
- the LOC117929973 gene encoding uncharacterized protein LOC117929973: protein MEAAKTKTTIEDQRRMADHLALYSNRLLTPATLEHMHKEEEKRLTGEGSSQQIAELYSNWAMDGFSIKAECRICQEDDLAGNMEAPCTCNGSLKYAHRKCIQRWCNEKKSIVCEICQQTYQPNYTCPPLPTPPTRLRNHAAINVSDEESDDHLNDQGGDTGINVLEPDCAAITARMTSLCQTLLLIVTASILLGNAAPISGRVHDGYVSFSIKVSVVKLLE, encoded by the exons ATGGAGGCCGCCAAAACCAAGACCACCATTGAAG ATCAGAGAAGGATGGCTGATCACTTGGCACTCTACTCTAACCGCCTCCTCACACCCGCCACATTGGAACATATGCACAAAGAAGAGGAGAAAAGACTAACCGGAGAAGGCTCCTCCCAGCAGATAGCTGAGCTCTACTCTAACTGGGCAATGGACGGATTCAGCATAAAAGCTGAATGTCGCATTTGTCAGGAAGACGATCTCGCCGGAAACATGGAGGCCCCTTGTACTTGTAATGGTAGCTTAAAG TATGCCCATAGAAAATGCATCCAAAGGTGGTGCAACGAGAAGAAAAGCATAGTCTGTGAAATATGCCAACAG ACGTATCAACCAAATTACACCTGCCCGCCACTTCCAACTCCACCAACTCGTCTCCGAAATCATGCAGCCATTAATGTCAG TGATGAAGAAAGCGATGATCATTTAAATGATCAGGGAGGTGACACAGGCATTAATGTACTGGAGCCGGATTGTGCTGCTATAACTGCCCGCATGACTTCTCTATGCCAGACGCTACTCCTGATT GTAACAGCTTCGATCCTACTGGGGAATGCTGCTCCCATCTCGGGACGTGTTCATGATGGATATGTCTCATTTTCCATCAAG GTCTCGGTTGTGAAGTTACTGGAATAG